Proteins from one Chthoniobacterales bacterium genomic window:
- a CDS encoding Mrp/NBP35 family ATP-binding protein, whose translation MFSKPASEEQVREQLKSIKYPGFSRDIVSFGIVREVTLDGKDVTIKMALATNDPAIPQKIKDDTETAIRALSGVSKVKVVIDISAPPTASATGTTAISGIKHVIAIASGKGGVGKSTVASNLAAALALQGASVGLCDCDMYGPSMAIMFGARERPAATDENQIIPLERYGIKLMSMGFLLDDDSPAILRGPMVTRYTQQFLRQVEWGELDFLILDLPPGTGDIQLTIVQTVALAGAVIVTTPQEVALIDARKAATMFQKVNVPILGLVENMSYFQSPSDGKRYDIFGTGGGRREAARLGVPFLAEIPIDISTREAGDRGQPIVLSEPQNPASLAFSDVAGQLHRLF comes from the coding sequence ATGTTTTCCAAGCCCGCCTCTGAAGAGCAAGTTCGCGAACAGCTCAAGTCCATCAAATACCCCGGTTTTTCCCGCGACATCGTCTCTTTTGGCATCGTCCGCGAAGTCACTCTCGATGGGAAGGACGTCACTATTAAGATGGCACTCGCCACCAACGACCCGGCCATTCCGCAGAAAATAAAAGACGACACCGAGACGGCGATCCGGGCGCTTTCTGGAGTGAGCAAAGTCAAAGTCGTCATCGACATTTCCGCTCCGCCGACTGCCAGCGCCACGGGCACGACCGCCATTTCGGGCATCAAACACGTCATCGCCATCGCCAGCGGCAAGGGCGGCGTGGGCAAATCCACCGTGGCCTCGAATCTGGCCGCGGCGCTCGCTTTGCAAGGAGCCAGCGTGGGCCTTTGCGACTGCGATATGTATGGGCCGAGCATGGCGATCATGTTTGGCGCACGCGAACGACCCGCTGCGACGGACGAAAATCAAATCATTCCGCTGGAGCGTTACGGCATCAAACTGATGTCGATGGGTTTCCTCCTCGACGACGATTCACCGGCGATTCTGCGCGGGCCGATGGTGACGCGTTACACCCAGCAATTTCTGCGTCAGGTGGAATGGGGCGAGCTGGATTTCCTGATTCTCGATCTGCCGCCGGGCACGGGCGACATCCAACTCACCATCGTGCAAACTGTGGCGCTGGCCGGCGCGGTGATCGTCACCACGCCGCAGGAAGTCGCGCTGATCGATGCGCGGAAGGCGGCGACGATGTTCCAAAAAGTGAACGTCCCGATCCTCGGTCTTGTGGAAAACATGAGTTATTTCCAGTCGCCCAGCGACGGCAAGCGCTACGATATCTTTGGCACTGGCGGCGGGCGGCGCGAGGCGGCGCGGCTCGGCGTGCCGTTTCTCGCGGAGATTCCCATCGATATTTCCACGCGCGAGGCGGGCGACCGCGGGCAGCCGATCGTGTTGAGCGAACCGCAAAATCCGGCGTCGCTGGCCTTCAGCGATGTCGCCGGGCAGTTGCACCGGTTGTTCTGA
- a CDS encoding DEAD/DEAH box helicase, protein MATSISDLRLTTRQQHNLVQLRNKIPKLRQQRGRELYQSGANLSLKRSDNHLPGSMGYVAIVRDMVRREVFIEFLGNEVNADCDCEDGTLCKHCYCAIQSLLAKASIEDRAADRPAKELIAALESVHARRLTAVELDYIERIETAYANASNKTELTVYDLRGLLPGAFGGGATRVELWPEPPASLVEFWHYVAYAITSKKGSYPPFLDLVTDPGLIADKVRGWLRQKEITSWTETFSRMAADDTAQRVRTLDLRIHIEVDSFSLESRLDGLSEFIPVKTKAIRQLQADLDEGILHLTPEATVLWPRFAPLLANDAFTWREPGPVAALEDMLRMPFIRPQLVALDGAPMEFPAEPLRWSIQENEDDYDLRLVTHEGQPPLRILARFPGRPALYLTARQVYEGPLISPDFTSADSLRVPGEALETVSGIQTLLKLDAPLPTKISHRVRRIPLHLRLIAELHKDRSSKKENDPEYLHLAVHSADQAGREFSEYLGGGWSNFIGKNRPELQSNDEFLEVLDPRTLPNPAPILDALPVSYDEDAEVWCCRITRKFPEQFSNWLQNLPPTIALDLDVTLASFRERPLTAKFDLEILEAGVDWFDLRSTLKIEDTDLTRDEITLLLKAGGEYVRLGTKGWRKLAFELSPEDDAALAQIGLSAADLNGEPQRMHVLQLAGGSKSRSLLPDDTLARLAERAAELKTAVNPPVPATIKATLRPYQLEGYHFLSYLAANTFGGILADDMGLGKTLQTLVWLASLREDEMLATRASLVVCPKSVTDNWLSEAEHFYPSLKVGVWREKDATRLSAFLKNHDLVVLNYSQLRSHEVALAKVEWLTVILDEGQFIKNPTSQTAQAARNLVADHRLILTGTPIENKLLDLWSLMSFAMPGILGTQGRFQVLFNEKKDALATRRLAARVRPFLLRRSKKEVATDLPDRIEEDLHCEMEGDQLHRYRAELKIARQRLLKINTSKQLDKERFNILTSLLRLRQICAHPGLADPELSNAESAKQEALFDLLEPLIEEGHKVLVFSQFVSMLERLQTEITRREWKSYYLAGDTEDRGTLVKNFQADPGSAVFLISLRAGGFGLNLTSASYVVLYDPWWNPAVENQAIDRTHRIGQKNTVNAYRLITKDSIEEKIRALQKSKGALAQDILGEENFVKSLTLDDFQYLFADSTES, encoded by the coding sequence GTGGCCACCTCCATTTCCGACCTCCGACTCACCACCCGTCAGCAGCACAACCTCGTTCAGCTTCGCAATAAAATCCCCAAACTGCGTCAGCAACGCGGGCGGGAATTGTATCAGAGCGGGGCGAATCTTTCCCTCAAACGCAGCGATAATCACCTGCCCGGCTCGATGGGTTACGTGGCCATCGTGCGCGACATGGTGCGGCGCGAGGTCTTCATCGAGTTTCTGGGAAATGAGGTCAACGCGGACTGCGATTGCGAGGACGGCACGCTTTGCAAACACTGTTACTGCGCCATTCAATCGCTCCTCGCCAAGGCCAGCATCGAGGATCGCGCGGCGGATCGTCCGGCGAAGGAATTGATTGCGGCGCTGGAATCCGTCCACGCGCGGAGGCTGACGGCGGTCGAGTTGGATTACATTGAGCGGATCGAGACGGCTTACGCCAATGCGAGCAACAAAACGGAGCTGACGGTTTACGATCTGCGCGGACTCCTGCCCGGCGCTTTTGGCGGCGGCGCGACTCGCGTCGAACTCTGGCCCGAGCCGCCGGCGTCGCTGGTCGAGTTCTGGCATTATGTGGCTTACGCGATCACGTCTAAAAAGGGATCGTATCCGCCGTTTCTCGATCTGGTGACCGATCCGGGCTTGATCGCCGACAAGGTTCGCGGCTGGTTGCGGCAAAAAGAAATCACGTCCTGGACCGAGACTTTTTCCCGCATGGCGGCGGACGACACGGCGCAACGGGTCCGCACACTCGACCTGCGGATTCATATCGAAGTCGATTCGTTTTCGCTCGAGTCGCGGCTCGATGGTTTGTCGGAATTCATCCCGGTGAAAACGAAGGCGATCCGGCAGTTGCAGGCTGATCTGGACGAGGGAATTCTCCATCTCACGCCCGAGGCGACCGTGCTCTGGCCGCGATTCGCTCCGTTGCTGGCGAACGACGCTTTTACCTGGCGCGAGCCCGGCCCGGTCGCGGCGCTGGAGGACATGCTGCGGATGCCGTTCATTCGACCGCAACTCGTGGCCCTCGACGGCGCGCCAATGGAGTTTCCGGCGGAGCCATTGCGTTGGTCGATCCAGGAAAACGAGGACGACTACGATCTCCGTCTGGTGACGCATGAAGGTCAGCCGCCTCTGCGGATTCTGGCGCGATTCCCCGGGCGTCCGGCGTTGTATCTGACCGCGCGCCAGGTTTACGAGGGCCCGCTCATCAGCCCCGATTTCACCTCGGCGGATTCGTTGCGCGTGCCCGGCGAGGCGCTGGAAACCGTCTCAGGCATCCAGACTTTGCTCAAACTCGACGCGCCGCTCCCGACGAAAATCAGCCACCGTGTTCGGCGCATTCCCCTTCATCTCCGGCTCATCGCGGAACTCCACAAGGACCGCAGCAGCAAGAAGGAAAACGACCCGGAATACCTCCATCTCGCAGTGCATTCGGCGGATCAGGCCGGACGCGAGTTTAGCGAATACCTCGGCGGCGGCTGGTCCAATTTCATTGGAAAAAACAGACCGGAGTTGCAGTCGAATGACGAGTTTCTGGAAGTTCTCGACCCGCGCACCCTGCCGAATCCGGCTCCGATTCTGGACGCGCTGCCAGTTTCCTACGACGAGGACGCCGAGGTCTGGTGCTGCCGGATTACGCGCAAATTTCCCGAGCAATTTTCCAATTGGCTGCAAAATCTCCCGCCGACGATCGCACTGGATCTGGATGTGACTCTGGCCAGTTTCCGCGAACGTCCGCTAACGGCGAAGTTCGACTTGGAGATTCTGGAAGCGGGCGTGGACTGGTTTGACTTGCGTTCGACTCTCAAAATCGAGGACACCGATCTCACTCGCGACGAAATCACGCTGCTCCTGAAAGCCGGGGGCGAATACGTCCGCCTCGGCACCAAAGGCTGGCGCAAACTGGCCTTTGAGCTTTCGCCGGAAGATGATGCGGCACTGGCTCAAATCGGCCTTAGCGCGGCCGATCTCAACGGCGAACCGCAGCGGATGCACGTGCTCCAACTCGCTGGCGGCAGCAAATCACGCAGCCTGCTGCCCGACGATACTCTGGCTCGGCTTGCCGAGCGCGCGGCGGAGCTGAAAACGGCCGTGAATCCGCCGGTTCCAGCGACGATCAAAGCGACGCTGCGCCCGTATCAGTTGGAGGGTTATCACTTCCTTTCCTATCTCGCGGCCAACACCTTCGGCGGCATCCTGGCCGACGACATGGGCCTCGGAAAAACGCTCCAGACCCTTGTCTGGCTCGCCTCTTTGCGCGAAGACGAGATGCTCGCCACCCGCGCCAGCCTGGTCGTTTGCCCGAAGTCGGTCACCGACAACTGGTTGAGCGAGGCTGAACATTTTTATCCGTCGCTCAAAGTCGGCGTCTGGCGCGAGAAGGATGCAACTCGACTCAGCGCCTTTCTCAAAAATCACGACCTCGTCGTCCTCAATTACTCGCAACTCCGCAGCCACGAAGTCGCCCTCGCAAAAGTCGAATGGCTCACCGTTATTCTCGACGAAGGGCAGTTTATCAAAAATCCCACGTCGCAAACCGCCCAGGCGGCGCGCAACCTCGTCGCCGATCATCGCCTCATTCTCACCGGCACGCCGATTGAGAACAAACTCCTCGATCTCTGGAGTCTAATGTCGTTTGCCATGCCCGGCATCCTCGGCACGCAGGGACGATTTCAGGTTCTCTTTAATGAGAAAAAAGACGCGCTTGCCACGCGGCGACTCGCGGCACGGGTGCGTCCATTCCTCTTGCGGCGCTCCAAAAAAGAAGTTGCCACCGATCTGCCCGACCGCATCGAGGAGGATCTGCATTGCGAAATGGAAGGCGACCAGTTGCATCGTTATCGGGCCGAACTCAAGATCGCCCGGCAGCGCCTGCTCAAGATCAACACCAGCAAGCAGCTCGACAAAGAGCGCTTCAACATCCTCACCTCGCTTCTCCGCCTCCGGCAGATTTGCGCCCACCCCGGACTGGCCGATCCCGAGCTTTCCAACGCCGAAAGCGCGAAACAGGAGGCGCTCTTCGACTTGCTCGAACCGCTCATTGAGGAAGGACATAAGGTTCTCGTTTTCAGTCAGTTCGTTTCGATGTTGGAACGCCTCCAAACCGAGATCACGCGTCGCGAATGGAAGAGCTACTACCTCGCTGGCGACACCGAGGACCGCGGCACTCTCGTGAAAAACTTCCAGGCCGACCCCGGCAGCGCGGTCTTCCTGATTTCGCTAAGAGCGGGCGGCTTTGGCTTGAATCTAACGTCGGCGAGTTACGTTGTTCTCTACGACCCGTGGTGGAATCCAGCGGTGGAAAACCAAGCCATCGACCGCACCCATCGCATCGGCCAGAAAAATACGGTGAACGCCTACCGCCTGATCACCAAGGACAGCATCGAGGAAAAAATTAGAGCGCTTCAAAAGAGCAAAGGCGCGCTGGCGCAGGATATTCTCGGAGAAGAAAACTTCGTCAAGAGCCTCACGCTGGACGACTTCCAATATCTCTTCGCCGATAGCACGGAAAGTTAG
- a CDS encoding type II toxin-antitoxin system VapC family toxin produces the protein MNLALDTNAYSDFMRGVAERVSQVRQARRLSLPLIVLGELRAGFAAGNQESTNSANLQRFLNSPRVSILLPDENTTHHYAQLYLQLRKKSVSIPTNDLWIAALVLQHNLVLCTSDAHFAHLPQVPCC, from the coding sequence ATGAATCTCGCGCTGGACACCAACGCCTACAGCGACTTTATGCGGGGCGTGGCGGAACGCGTCTCCCAAGTGCGCCAAGCGCGGAGACTTTCCCTGCCTTTGATCGTGCTGGGCGAATTGCGAGCGGGTTTTGCAGCGGGCAATCAAGAATCAACCAACTCGGCCAATCTCCAACGCTTTCTCAATAGTCCCCGCGTCTCGATTCTGCTGCCCGACGAAAACACCACGCATCATTACGCCCAGCTCTATCTGCAGCTCCGCAAAAAATCCGTCTCCATTCCCACGAACGATCTGTGGATCGCGGCCCTCGTCCTCCAGCACAATCTCGTTCTCTGCACCTCCGACGCCCACTTTGCCCATCTGCCGCAGGTGCCGTGCTGCTAG